Proteins found in one Planococcus citri chromosome 2, ihPlaCitr1.1, whole genome shotgun sequence genomic segment:
- the sha gene encoding uncharacterized protein sha yields MTECLRHRHYRYLGSIQMMTLSRSQIDASTVIIQFKQDFLRNVFEFQKQIRFKYCFHILIFLLYQMITRCKCEGSILFSESIISDNRTSIMSYTDDRLEHHSTLSPQMNLYTVAAAVASYDGSDSMHIIRNNLGDTFMDDDQNWSSCSTDKCTSRSSGTATIALDSYINNSDGKKTRFNRYNNNLCYCRCLPNFPAFREDLHVCVDDIHECALVTFVSGNVQQKIPYVFLPLRGQIVYPNAEIYFSGLKSVPICIISRVRYLSRSGWNDIKNNSIPGSESTAIPFKLFHDERQTFIQWLGDSDLRSSLSGRLILMDLICKEKDSQLIFTPCVSFRIAGMPSLKSVSVEEVFDEAAGNSKNSRFSSNEYIALGLATLLLAMIYVASVFLYLHLKKNKLKEKSIRRGSAFQKFGSMEDNASHLFGENQSKKLIVEEEGLIKNNPLLMKRYCPSSVMDNAPGSNNDGNRLSGENTFCSLTSNNEKTNSFIGKSDEMGLCRNQNKIVSAIIHPRRLNDIPTNVQKFETNEQQKWHVFANRPINPFHQHFLQNDDNCNSLIRNGHCERQQQMEISGIEEKHPDENISIVECPEDVIKTNSKHKLYFNPAYFEPELLMAPPPAAVEFLTKIREVMTIAKRKMSMKKFLPSLTEIPEERQSYVESKCSFENNTFSSVSNKNKKSQSDDNSKRNITPLAINAEYRTTEDKEKRQIIQQWLQSIPPMSEEICNHIFKNKNNYDSNKFVVDEKKYPQISENIIQNTSHDLQISNSSGDDLKRSTNEPNVAFRNANPQMCAPANENNFNSTDIHDGLVADSPPAIPQRDSSNQYKPKVPLRKKSSSLNKNTSSICSSESNVNIDSLDKPKIVPDLLDDYDNEDHMPPNVTLRSTNNSFSSSLPLDEELTMHNAIYNVVTGSTTLSKLKARYETFDCRSAQQRSNSSCFDKEKRGPDGKYSLVTEVYVNDGYDSSETSLTSLNSLREIDNEIEKPPSLVRKSDESSRLMIQLNDCPLFYSVENVEDFEPDTLDRKPSKENDNSSNPMNFVDSLERPAISLRTYGSFRQDPSSNFNPSGTNLRKKFGSLQEIYELRRKTEDECNRFPIKFTNDSPQSLNSNIENMLWRKNNKCESRHRYRQRKLSPPPPLPQNGGGVSLPYIPAKITKPPLPPKKNETAEFKMPEAHIGYKSNSVLNLPSFLADCTSMNRNELNVCFNNNVWTYRPEDSGYLSSSDSDKSKVYFKEKTFHRSNVADTGQRNNEDYEDDDNDDDNDSLSCCNDGNSESGAESIETNFKFYKNRGKPARENFQAKEIYATVNN; encoded by the exons ATGACCGAATGTCTTCGCCATCGACATTATCGATATCTCGGTTCCATTCAAATGATGACTCTGTCAAGATCCCAAATAGACGCTTCGACTGTGATAATACAATTTAAACAAGATTTTCTCCGAAACGTGTTCGAATTCCAAAAGCAAATTCGCTTTAAATATTGTTTCcatattttaatatttctaCTTTACCAAATGATAACAAGATGCAAGTGTGAAGGTTCCATATTATTCAGTGAAAGTATAATTTCTGACAACCGTACCTCGATAATGTCATATACCGATGATCGATTAGAGCATCATTCAACCTTGTCCCCGCAGATGAATTTATACACGGTGGCAGCAGCTGTCGCATCTTACGATGGTAGCGATTCTATGCATATCATTAGGAATAATTTAGGTGACACATTTATGGACGATG ATCAAAATTGGAGTTCATGTTCGACCGATAAATGTACCAGCAGAAGCAGCGGAACAGCCACCATTGCATTAGATTCTTACATCAATAATAGCGAcgggaaaaaaacacgattcaaCCGTTACAATAACAATTTGTGTTATTGCCGTTGTTTACCAAACTTTCCAGCCTTCAGAGAAGATCTGCATGTATGTGTGGACGATATTCACG AATGCGCGCTAGTCACTTTCGTCTCTGGAAACGTTCAGCAAAAGATTCCTTACGTTTTTCTTCCATTGAGAGGACAAATTGTGTACCCCAATGCGGAAATTTACTTTAGCG GTTTGAAATCTGTTCCAATTTGTATCATTTCGAGAGTTCGTTACCTGAGTCGAAGTGGCtggaacgatataaaaaataatagcaTACCTGGAAGCGAAAGCACTGCGATTCCATTCAAACTCTTTCACGACGAACGGCAAACTTTCATTCAA tgGCTGGGTGATTCTGATTTGCGATCCAGCTTGTCAGGACGTCTCATTTTGATGGATTTGATTTGCAAAGAAAAAGATAGTCAGTTAATATTCACTCCATGTGTATCGTTCAGAATCGCTGGCATGCCCA gtttaaaaTCTGTGAGCGTTGAAGAAGTCTTTGACGAAGCAGCAGGCAACAGCAAAAATTCGAGATTTTCCTCAAACGAATACATCGCATTAGGATTAGCCACTTTGTTACTCGCGATGATCTACGTAGCTTCTGTCTTCCTTTACCTTCATCtaaagaaaaataaactgaaaGAGAAGTCAATCCGACGAGGAAgcgcttttcaaaaatttggcagCATGGAAGATAACGCATCCCACTTATTTGgcgaaaatcaatcaaaaaaattaatcgttgAAGAAGAAGGACTTATAAAGAACAATCCATTATTGATGAAACGATATTGCCCCAGTTCAGTTATGGACAATGCTCCCGGATCTAATAACGATGGCAATAGATTATCTGGAGAAAACACATTTTGTTCATTAACgagtaataatgaaaaaaccaaTAGCTTCATTGGGAAGTCTGATGAAATGGGATTGTGCagaaat caaaataaaattgtatctGCAATCATACACCCGAGACGACTCAACGATATCCCAACCAATGTGCAGAAATTCGAAACAAACGAGCAGCAAAAATGGCACGTTTTTGCCAATCGACCAATCAATCCTTTTCATcagcattttttacaaaacgaTGACAACTGTAATTCGCTTATTCGAAATGGTCATTGCGAACGTCAGCAACAAATGGAAATCAGCGGTATTGAGGAAAAGCACcctgatgaaaatatttccatcGTTGAATGCCCCGAAGACGTTATAAAAACAAATTCCAAGCATAAGTTGTACTTCAATCCAGCTTACTTTGAACCGGAATTGCTCATG GCTCCACCTCCTGCAGCAGTCGAATTCCTCACAAAGATCCGAGAAGTAATGACCATCGCTAAGAGAAAAAtgtcaatgaaaaaattcttaccCAGTCTGACGGAAATCCCAGAAGAACGTCAAAGCTACGTCGAATCGAAATGCAGTTTCGAAAACAATACGTTCTCTTCGGTAtccaataaaaacaaaaaatcccaaTCAGACGATAATTCCAAACGTAATATTACACCACTCGCAATCAATGCAGAATACAGAACGACCGAAGATAAAGAAAAACGTCAAATTATACAACAATGGTTGCAAAGCATACCTCCAATGTCTGAAGAAATATGCAACcatattttcaagaataaaaataattacgacAGTAATAAATTCGTAGTAGACGAAAAGAAATATCCCCAGATTTCAGAAAATATTATCCAGAACACATCGCACGATCTACAAATATCAAATTCGAGTGGCGATGATTTGAAAAGGTCAACAAATGAACCAAATGTGGCTTTTAGAAATGCAAATCCTCAAATGTGTGCTCCTGCAAATGAGAACAATTTCAATTCTACTGACATCCACGATGGATTGGTTGCAGACTCTCCGCCAGCTATACCACAAAGAGACTCTAGCAATCAATACAAACCTAAAGTGCCTCTGAGGAAGAAATCTTCgagtttgaacaaaaatacatCCTCAATTTGTAGCAGTGAATCGAATGTAAATATTGACAGCTTAGATAAACCTAAAATCGTACCAGATTTACTGGACGATTACGATAATGAAGATCACATGCCTCCTAATGTGACCCTAAGATCCACCAATAACAGCTTCAGCTCGAGTCTTCCTTTAGATGAAGAACTCACGATGCATAATGCAATCTACAACGTTGTAACTGGAAGTACAACTTTATCCAAGTTGAAAGCTAGGTACGAAACTTTCGACTGCAGATCTGCCCAACAGAGAAGCAACAGCTCGTGCTTCGATAAAGAAAAACGAGGCCCTGATGGAAAATACAGTTTGGTGACAGAAGTTTACGTGAACGATGGATACGACAGTAGTGAAACAAGTCTGACTTCGTTGAATTCTTTGAGAGAAATAGacaacgaaattgaaaaaccgcCCAGTCTAGTTCGAAAAAGTGACGAATCTAGTCGATTAATGATCCAATTAAATGACTGTCCTCTGTTCTATTCGGTCGAAAATGTAGAAGATTTCGAGCCCGATACACTGGACAGGAAACCGAGTAAAGAAAATGATAATTCGTCGAATCCGATGAACTTCGTAGATTCTTTGGAAAGACCTGCGATATCATTACGTACTTATGGTAGTTTTAGGCAAGATCCATCCTCAAATTTCAACCCCAGTGGTaccaatttgagaaaaaaattcggcAGCTTGCAAGAAATTTACGAATTACGACGTAAAACAGAAGACGAATGTAACCGATTTCCTATTAAATTTACTAACGATTCGCCCCAATCGTTGAACTCCAATATAGAGAACATGCTGTGgcgtaaaaataataaatgcgAGTCTCGTCATCGTTACCGTCAAAGAAAATTATCACCTCCGCCTCCTTTACCCCAAAATGGTGGCGGTGTTTCATTACCATATATTCCagcaaaaatcacaaaacctCCTTTACCTCccaagaaaaatgaaacagcCGAATTTAAAATGCCTGAAGCTCACATAGGTTATAAATCTAATAGTGTTCTGAATTTACCAAGTTTTCTGGCAGATTGCACTTCGATGAACAGAAACGAATTGAATGTTTGCTTTAATAATAACGTGTGGACGTATAGGCCAGAAGATTCGGGGTATTTAAGTAGTTCGGATTCTGATAAAAGTAAGGTATACTTTAAAGAGAAAACTTTTCATCGTAGTAATGTCGCTGATACTGGTCAGAGGAATAATGAAGATTACGAAGATGACGATAACGATGACGATAATGATTCGTTGTCTTGTTGCAACGATGGTAATAGTGAATCGGGGGCTGAGAGTATTgaaactaattttaaattttataagaaTCGAGGCAAACCTGCCCGAGAAAACTTTCAAGCTAAAGAAATTTACGCTACTGTGAATAACTGA